From Streptomyces sp. NBC_01551:
TCACCGAGCTGACCGCACGCGTGCGCGCCCTGGGGCGGCGTACGACGGTGGCGCTGCCGCCCGTACTGGAGAGGGCCGGCATCAAGCTGGACCCGAACCGGCGCGAGGTGTTCCGGGAGGGCAAGGAGGTGCAGCTGGCGCCGAAGGAGTTCGCGGTGCTGGAGGTGCTCATGCGCAGCGAGGGGACCGTGGTCTCCGCCGAGCAGCTGCTGGAGAAGGCCTGGGACGAGAACACCGACCCGTTCACCAACGTGGTGCGCGTGACGGTGATGACCCTGCGCCGCAAGCTCGGTGAGCCGCCCGTCATCGTGACGGTGCCCGGTTCGGGATACCGGATCTGAAGGCCATGGCCGCCACTCCGGCGCCACCGGCGGCGCCACCGAAACCGACCTGGGACCCCGGCCAGCCCGAGGGTCCTTTCCCTTGGCTGCGGCCGACCATCCGCATACGCCTCACGCTGCTGTACGGCGGGATGTTCCTGATCGCCGGCATCCTGCTGCTGTCGATCATCTACCTGCTGGCCGCGCAGGCCCTGCGCGAGGGCAACGCCCTGCCGTTCAAGATCGTCAGCGTCAGCGGGCAGAAGGTCGAGGTCTCCAGCCCGACCTGCTCCGGCGTGGGCACCGACCAGTCGCTCGACCAGTTCAACGCGGCCATACAGGCGTGCATCCTCGACCAGCGCAAGCACGCGTTGGACGACCTGCTCAGCCGGTCGCTGATGGCCCTGCTGGGCCTCAGCATCATCGCCTTCGCCTTCGGCTACGCGATGGCCGGCCGGGTGCTCTCGCCGCTCGGCAAGATCACCCGTACCGCCCGCCGGGTGGTCGGCTCCGATCTGACGCGGCGCATCGAGCTCGACGGCCCCGACGACGAGCTCAAGGAGCTCGCCGACACCTTCGACGAGATGCTCGACCGGCTGGAGCGGGCCTTCACGGCCCAGCAGAGATTCGTGGCCAACGCCTCGCACGAGCTGCGGACGCCGCTCGCGATCAACCGCACGCTGCTGGAGGTGCACCTCTCCGATCCCGGGGCTCCGGTGGAGCTCCAGCAGCTGGGCAAGACGCTGCTGGCCACCAACGAGCGCAGCGAGCAGCTCGTCGAGGGCCTGCTGCTGCTGGCGCGCAGCGACAACCAGATCGTCGAGCGCAAACCCGTGGACCTGGCGGAGGTCGCCTCGCGCGCCCTGGACCAGGCGCGCGGGGAGGCCGAGGCGAAGGGCGTGGAGATCCGCGGCGAGCGCGCCCCGGCCGTCGTGCAGGGCAACGGCGTGCTGCTGGAGCGGATCGCGCTCAACCTGGTGCAGAACGCCGTCCGGTACAACGTGCCGGAGGGCGGCTGGGTGGAGGTCACCACCGAGGTCCAGCACGGCCACGCGGTGCTGCTGGTGTCGAACACGGGTCCCGTGGTTCCCGCGTACGAGGTGGACAACCTGTTCGAGCCCTTCAGGCGGCTGCGTACGGAGCGAACGGGCAGCGACAAGGGTGTGGGGCTCGGCCTGTCGATCGCGCGCTCCGTGGCGCGCGCACACGGCGGCCGCATCCAGGCGACGCCCCGGGAGGGCGGTGGCCTCGTGATGCGTGTCACGTTGCCGCTCTGACCGGGCCGCCGGACTGTTCGCTGTTGGCTGAACGGTCCGATCGGCGAGACAGTGGTATCTGTGTGATCGATCACATGGCCGAGTGTTGGGTCATGTGCGTTCTGTGACCCCAGGAAGGCCGGAAAGCCCGGGAAGTCCGGGTTTCCGGCCCCCTGGATGGCGGGAAATACACGGGGTGGCGTTTGTGCAGGACGGCCCCCGGACCGTGTACGGTCCCGGTCGTCATCCCAGCCAATTGCACCTTCGGGTGTGCGGCTGGGTGTCGATTGAGTAACAGACCTTGATGTGAGGCAAAATCTCCGCCTCAGGTCGGGCACAAGTCCGGCCTCTCGCGCGTTACGTGCGCTGAGACACCGCTAAATCCCAGAGGGGGAGAGCGAACAATGGCAACGGACTACGACACCCCACGCAAGACCGACGACGACGTCGACAACGACAGCATTGAAGAGCTGAAGGCCCGGCGTAACGAGAAGTCGTCCTCAGTCGTCGACGTCGACGACTTCGACTCGGCGGAAGGAATGGAACTTCCGGGAGCGGACCTCTCCAACGAGGAGCTGGCCGTCCGGGTCCTGCCCAAGCAGGCCGATGAGTTCACCTGCATGAGCTGCTTCCTGGTGCACCACCGCAGCCAGCTGGCACGCGAGAAGAACGGTCAGCCGATCTGTCGCGACTGCGACTGAGAGGCCAGGGCCGTGACAGGCTCGACGCCCTTCCGGAAGATGCGCTTCCGGAAAACTGGTGATCCGGCGGAGACGCAGGCGGGAGCCACGGGCCCGGCAACGGGCCCTGGAGCCCCCGGCGTACCCGCCGTGCCCTCCGGCACCACAGCGGCGGTGCCGTCGGCCACAGCGGCCGGCGAGGGGTCCCGCATCACGACCGGGACCCGTCGGATGCAAGCCGTGCGGAACGGCGTGCGCAAGGGCGGCGTAGGTGTCAGGGCAGCCGCCCTGTACGTCGCCGACCGGATCATCGAGATCGCCCCGCGCGTTCCCGTTCGGGACCTCGCGACGCTGCGCGCGCAGTTCCCGGGCCTCGGTCCCGATCAGCTTGCCGACAAGCTGATCGTCGGCGCCGCCAACGCCACCTCGACCGTGGGCGCGGGGATCGGCGCGGCGGCCATGCTGCCGGTGCCGCCCGCGATGCCGGCGGAACTGGCGGCCGAGATCACCGCGGTCGCGGCGATCGAGCTCAAGCTCATCGCCGAACTCCACGAGGTGTACGGCCGGCGCCCGTCCGGCGACCTCAAGGCCCGCAGCCTCGCCTACCTCACCGCGTGGACGGAGGAGCGCGGGGTCGACCTGACCAAGCCGACGACGCTGAACGCGGCGCTCGGCGGTCAGATGAAGCGCGAACTGCGCCAGCAGATCATGAAGCGGATGTTCCGCAACCTGCCCAACCTGATGCCGTTCATGGTGGGCGCGGCCGTCGGCGCCGTCATGAACCGCCGCGACACCCGCAAGCTCGCCGAGAAGGTCCGTACCGACCTCCGCGCCCGCGCCGTGGCATGGGATGCCCTGCACCGGTTGCCGCCCCTGGAACAGCCCGTCCAGCCCCTTCCCGGGGCACTCAGGGCGGCACTCGAAGGGCCCGGGCCGGGCGCGCGCGGCTGAAGCGGCCGAAAAGGGCCGAAGAGGCGCTCCCGGGGCACTCCCTCACGGGGCACTCGCTCCCGGCGTATTCCGCCGGGTCCCGGACGAGGTCAGACGCCCTGGCCGGCCTTCGCCGCCGTCAGCGCCGCCACCAGGGCCTGCGGCTCCCGGGTCGAGAGGTACACGTACGGGGTCGGGTCCGCCGGGTCGGTGACCTCGACGCGGACCGCCGTCGCAACGTAGCTGCGCAGCAGCATGTAGGCACGCGGGTCGGCCTTGTACGTCCGCCAGGCGCGGGCCTCCTCCGCGTCCAGGACCTCCGGTTCGCCCAGCGCCGTCGCCGGGATCCGGGCGTCGCCCGCCGCCAGCACGCCGTTCACCACGCGCACGCGCGCGGAGCCGTACGAGCTCACCACGATCCCCGCCAGCGCGGTGCCGCCGATCAGGCCGACGAGCAGCGGGAGCCCGCCCAGCGGCAGCAGCATCAGCGCGCAGGCCAGGCCGGTGAGTACGGCGATGCCCCACCAGGAGCGGGGGGCGGTGAGACGTTCGTCGTGGTGCGCGGGGGAGAGCTGCATGGCGTCAAGCCTGCCACGGGGCGACCGGCGGGTAGCCGCGCGGGTAAGGTCTGCGGCTGTGAGTGGACGAAACACAGCGTTGACGCCCCCGGCGGACGCCACCGCGCCGGTACGGCACCCCGATGCCCCGGCCCCCGGTGAACTGCTCGGCGCGCACTACGAGCACTGCTTCGGCTGCGGCGCCGGCCAGCCGCACGGGCTGCACCTGGAGTCGCGGGC
This genomic window contains:
- a CDS encoding response regulator transcription factor → MRVLVVEDEQLLADAVATGLRREAMAVDVVYDGAAALERVGVNDYDVVVLDRDLPLVHGDDVCRKIVELGMPTRVLMLTASGDVSDRVEGLELGADDYLPKPFAFTELTARVRALGRRTTVALPPVLERAGIKLDPNRREVFREGKEVQLAPKEFAVLEVLMRSEGTVVSAEQLLEKAWDENTDPFTNVVRVTVMTLRRKLGEPPVIVTVPGSGYRI
- a CDS encoding HAMP domain-containing sensor histidine kinase; protein product: MAATPAPPAAPPKPTWDPGQPEGPFPWLRPTIRIRLTLLYGGMFLIAGILLLSIIYLLAAQALREGNALPFKIVSVSGQKVEVSSPTCSGVGTDQSLDQFNAAIQACILDQRKHALDDLLSRSLMALLGLSIIAFAFGYAMAGRVLSPLGKITRTARRVVGSDLTRRIELDGPDDELKELADTFDEMLDRLERAFTAQQRFVANASHELRTPLAINRTLLEVHLSDPGAPVELQQLGKTLLATNERSEQLVEGLLLLARSDNQIVERKPVDLAEVASRALDQARGEAEAKGVEIRGERAPAVVQGNGVLLERIALNLVQNAVRYNVPEGGWVEVTTEVQHGHAVLLVSNTGPVVPAYEVDNLFEPFRRLRTERTGSDKGVGLGLSIARSVARAHGGRIQATPREGGGLVMRVTLPL
- a CDS encoding DUF4193 domain-containing protein; the protein is MATDYDTPRKTDDDVDNDSIEELKARRNEKSSSVVDVDDFDSAEGMELPGADLSNEELAVRVLPKQADEFTCMSCFLVHHRSQLAREKNGQPICRDCD
- a CDS encoding DUF3093 domain-containing protein — translated: MQLSPAHHDERLTAPRSWWGIAVLTGLACALMLLPLGGLPLLVGLIGGTALAGIVVSSYGSARVRVVNGVLAAGDARIPATALGEPEVLDAEEARAWRTYKADPRAYMLLRSYVATAVRVEVTDPADPTPYVYLSTREPQALVAALTAAKAGQGV